The following coding sequences are from one Megamonas funiformis window:
- the pgeF gene encoding peptidoglycan editing factor PgeF has product MFKLIHAQNNLWYGQFSIFPQDKVIHAISTRFNGHSKTPFDGLNLALHVNDNPDDVIANRQLFCEGLNLDSHKMTTCKQVHGNKVACITEENIGSGAISFANSIDDTDALITNLKNVPLTLFFADCTPIMIYDPKNNAIGVAHGGWRGTVGEIAKHTVAEMTKHYHTNPSDCLASIGPSIGACCYEIGDEVVAKFNEVFQNDSDKILHFNQDSKKYHLDLWQANAIILQKAGVLADNIDMANTCTACNKDVFFSYRADNGKTGRIASIISLR; this is encoded by the coding sequence TTGTTCAAATTAATTCACGCTCAAAATAATTTATGGTATGGACAATTTTCCATTTTCCCTCAAGATAAAGTAATTCATGCCATATCTACTAGATTTAATGGTCATAGTAAAACACCATTTGATGGCTTAAATTTAGCTCTTCATGTAAATGATAATCCAGATGATGTCATCGCCAATCGCCAATTATTTTGTGAAGGTTTAAATTTAGATAGTCATAAAATGACTACTTGTAAGCAAGTTCATGGCAATAAAGTAGCTTGTATTACTGAAGAAAATATCGGCAGTGGTGCTATTTCTTTTGCAAATTCCATCGACGATACAGATGCTCTAATCACCAATCTAAAAAATGTACCACTCACTTTGTTTTTTGCAGATTGCACACCTATTATGATTTATGACCCTAAAAACAATGCTATTGGCGTAGCTCATGGTGGTTGGCGTGGCACTGTAGGCGAAATTGCCAAACATACAGTAGCAGAAATGACTAAACATTATCACACAAATCCTAGTGATTGCCTAGCTTCCATAGGTCCATCTATTGGAGCATGTTGTTATGAAATAGGTGATGAGGTAGTTGCAAAATTTAATGAAGTCTTCCAAAATGATAGCGATAAAATCTTGCATTTTAATCAAGATAGTAAAAAATATCATTTAGACCTTTGGCAAGCAAATGCTATTATCTTACAAAAAGCAGGAGTTTTAGCTGATAATATTGATATGGCTAATACTTGCACTGCTTGTAACAAAGATGTATTTTTCTCTTATCGCGCAGATAATGGCAAAACAGGTAGAATAGCTTCCATTATTTCACTTAGATAA
- a CDS encoding RluA family pseudouridine synthase → MIKTYTISDEIGTRLDVFLAGQEDNPSRASIQKMITDGAITVNNEVKRANYKLKANDQITMVFEPPTEIEVKPENIPLDILYEDNDIIVINKARGMVVHPAAGVYSGTLVNALLYHCHDELSGINGKIRPGIVHRLDKDTSGVMVVAKNDFAHNDLALQIGSKTAIKEYVALVHGNITEEKGIINGNIGRHPIDRKKMAVVTNGGKPATTVFHVLERYKNCTFIQCRLLTGRTHQIRVHMAYIGHPLIGDSKYCNSKNKFNIEGQALHSLNLKIIHPRTKEEMTFTAPIPEDMENLLKYFRQTI, encoded by the coding sequence ATGATAAAAACATATACAATCTCTGATGAAATAGGCACTAGATTAGACGTTTTTCTTGCCGGTCAAGAAGATAATCCATCTCGTGCTAGTATTCAAAAAATGATTACTGATGGTGCTATAACTGTCAACAATGAAGTAAAACGTGCTAATTATAAATTAAAAGCTAATGACCAAATCACTATGGTGTTTGAACCACCTACAGAAATAGAAGTAAAACCAGAAAACATTCCACTTGATATTCTCTATGAAGATAACGATATTATCGTCATCAATAAAGCTCGTGGTATGGTAGTTCATCCTGCCGCTGGAGTTTATAGTGGAACTTTAGTAAATGCTTTACTTTATCATTGTCATGATGAATTATCCGGTATCAATGGCAAAATTCGCCCTGGTATTGTTCATCGCCTAGATAAAGATACTTCCGGCGTCATGGTCGTTGCCAAAAATGATTTTGCTCATAATGACTTAGCCTTACAGATAGGCAGTAAAACAGCTATTAAAGAATATGTAGCTTTAGTTCATGGTAATATCACAGAAGAAAAAGGTATTATCAATGGTAATATCGGTCGCCACCCTATTGACCGTAAAAAAATGGCAGTTGTAACAAATGGTGGAAAACCAGCAACTACTGTTTTTCATGTACTAGAACGCTATAAAAATTGTACTTTCATACAATGTCGATTATTGACAGGTAGAACACATCAAATTCGTGTTCACATGGCATATATCGGACACCCACTTATCGGTGACTCTAAATATTGCAATAGTAAAAATAAATTCAATATCGAAGGACAAGCACTTCATTCTTTAAATTTAAAAATCATTCACCCACGCACAAAAGAAGAAATGACTTTTACTGCACCAATTCCTGAAGATATGGAAAACTTATTAAAATATTTTCGTCAAACCATTTAA
- a CDS encoding TIGR03960 family B12-binding radical SAM protein, giving the protein MNWKLKQQLQEMLKQEQGYKIFPGGFRKRFALAYPNSYFVGMSNLGFHIIYDQINNRNDSACERFFLPDKNLIDDYTRTHTPLMSMETQTPLHDFALIGFAISFEMDYFNILQMLSLGKVKLLANERTEKDPIVIAGGPCATFNPEPLSLFIDAFIIGEGEETINNFLDVYNDPSNENLSRKELLFKLAQVPGVYVPCFYDHIYDENNKLSAIKTNDTVPQKVSRQWIRDLDAYDGKTVITTENTEFNLFLIETSRGCGRHCRFCMAGYCFRKPRHRSLDKLLSYLPQAKNLNKKVGLMGPAISDYPQINELCSHIRNQNMPMSVASFRADSVTQELVNALAQSGQRTLTLAPEAGSEKIRHIINKGIEEEHLFKSISMGINAGVKNYRLYIMVGLPNEDENDIKAIVDMTICLKQYMEKLGSKGTLTLSINPFIAKPCTPFQWSAMADLKQTEKYFKYIKSELKKYKNIEVQFESTRESFIQGILARGDRKISQVIYEAHLNGGSKAFKRALKTFKINADDYLYRNFDKEELLPWDSLDMGFTKDYLWKELQTALQEKHTIQCFDGCKRCGVCK; this is encoded by the coding sequence TTGAATTGGAAATTAAAACAACAATTACAAGAAATGCTCAAACAAGAACAAGGATATAAAATCTTTCCTGGTGGCTTTCGCAAACGATTTGCCCTAGCTTATCCAAATTCTTATTTTGTTGGTATGTCTAATCTAGGTTTTCATATAATTTATGACCAAATAAACAACCGCAATGACAGTGCTTGTGAACGTTTCTTTTTGCCTGATAAAAATTTAATAGATGATTATACACGCACTCATACTCCGCTTATGAGTATGGAAACACAAACACCACTCCATGATTTTGCTTTAATTGGCTTTGCTATTTCTTTTGAAATGGACTATTTCAATATTTTACAAATGCTCTCTTTAGGTAAAGTAAAATTATTAGCTAACGAACGCACAGAAAAAGACCCAATTGTCATCGCTGGTGGTCCTTGTGCTACATTTAATCCTGAACCACTCTCATTATTTATTGATGCTTTCATCATTGGCGAAGGAGAAGAAACTATCAATAATTTCTTAGATGTATATAATGATCCATCTAATGAAAATTTATCCCGCAAAGAATTATTATTTAAACTTGCTCAAGTGCCAGGTGTCTATGTACCTTGTTTTTATGACCATATATATGATGAAAATAATAAACTTTCCGCCATCAAAACAAATGATACGGTTCCTCAAAAAGTCTCTCGTCAATGGATAAGAGATTTAGATGCTTATGATGGTAAAACTGTCATCACCACAGAAAATACGGAATTCAACTTATTTCTAATCGAAACATCTCGTGGCTGTGGTCGTCATTGTCGTTTTTGCATGGCAGGATATTGCTTTAGAAAACCTCGCCATCGCAGTTTAGATAAATTATTATCATATTTACCACAGGCAAAAAATCTGAATAAAAAAGTAGGTCTAATGGGTCCTGCAATATCTGATTATCCGCAAATCAATGAACTTTGCTCACATATTCGCAACCAAAATATGCCTATGTCTGTCGCTTCTTTTCGTGCTGACTCTGTAACACAAGAATTAGTAAATGCCCTTGCTCAAAGTGGACAAAGAACATTGACTCTAGCACCTGAAGCAGGCAGTGAAAAAATCCGCCATATCATCAACAAAGGCATCGAAGAAGAACATCTCTTTAAATCCATCTCTATGGGTATAAATGCTGGTGTTAAAAATTACCGTTTATATATCATGGTAGGTCTTCCTAATGAAGATGAAAATGATATCAAAGCCATTGTCGATATGACCATTTGCTTAAAACAATATATGGAAAAACTTGGTTCTAAGGGCACTTTAACCTTGAGTATCAATCCATTTATCGCTAAACCATGCACACCATTTCAATGGAGTGCTATGGCAGATTTAAAACAAACGGAAAAATATTTTAAATATATAAAATCAGAACTAAAAAAATATAAAAATATCGAAGTTCAATTTGAATCTACCAGAGAATCATTTATCCAAGGCATATTAGCTAGAGGAGATAGAAAAATTTCTCAAGTAATTTATGAAGCTCATTTAAATGGCGGTAGCAAAGCATTTAAACGTGCCTTAAAAACTTTCAAAATCAATGCTGATGATTATTTATATCGCAATTTTGATAAAGAAGAATTACTTCCTTGGGATAGCTTAGATATGGGATTTACTAAAGATTATTTATGGAAAGAATTGCAAACAGCACTTCAAGAAAAACACACTATACAATGCTTTGATGGTTGCAAGCGCTGTGGTGTCTGCAAATAA
- a CDS encoding RNA-binding protein yields the protein MADREKIIRFYKGTEGEEIVIKLIDAVEAVNKTRKFRATDFLDPYGCEIAETVVAHYDGISVDFFGGYIGAERQCANFVHEDFMGKPSYNISVVKATWNDKFYRLSHRDVLGALMGLGIKREQIGDLLITLGMVKIICTTKMADFILQNLTQIGSAKVSCELDNLETIAPREERCKEITSTVASLRIDSIAASGFGASRSKMSSMIDAEKLKLNWQTVKSASQMVKQGDIISIRGRGRLEVAEVRGTTKKGRTVVLLKRYL from the coding sequence ATGGCAGACCGTGAAAAGATTATTCGCTTTTATAAAGGAACTGAAGGCGAAGAAATTGTTATAAAATTAATAGACGCAGTAGAAGCTGTAAACAAAACAAGAAAATTCCGTGCTACAGATTTTCTTGACCCTTATGGCTGTGAAATAGCTGAAACTGTAGTCGCTCACTATGATGGTATATCTGTTGATTTCTTTGGCGGATATATCGGTGCAGAAAGACAATGTGCTAACTTTGTACATGAAGATTTTATGGGAAAACCTTCTTATAATATCTCTGTTGTCAAAGCTACATGGAACGATAAATTCTATCGTCTTTCTCATCGTGATGTTTTAGGTGCTCTCATGGGACTTGGCATCAAACGTGAGCAAATTGGTGATTTATTAATAACTTTAGGTATGGTAAAAATTATTTGCACTACTAAAATGGCTGATTTCATCTTACAAAATTTAACACAAATCGGTTCAGCTAAAGTTAGTTGTGAATTAGATAACCTTGAAACTATCGCTCCTCGTGAAGAACGTTGCAAAGAAATAACTTCCACTGTGGCCTCTTTACGTATTGATTCTATCGCAGCTTCTGGATTTGGAGCTTCTCGCAGTAAAATGTCTTCTATGATTGATGCGGAAAAACTCAAATTAAATTGGCAAACTGTGAAAAGTGCCTCCCAAATGGTAAAACAAGGTGATATCATTTCCATTCGCGGACGTGGTCGCCTAGAAGTAGCTGAAGTTCGTGGAACTACAAAAAAAGGACGTACTGTTGTTTTATTAAAACGTTATCTTTAA
- the pyrR gene encoding bifunctional pyr operon transcriptional regulator/uracil phosphoribosyltransferase PyrR yields MAKLIEKTVVMDGKAIERALTRIAHEIIEKNKGTKDVIIVGIRKRGVPLAERLSSIIENIEGVHIPIGVLDITLYRDDLAHMSYQPLIQETHIDEDITNKTLVLVDDVLYTGRTIRAALDALIDLGRPKKIQLAVLIDRGHRELPIRADYVGKNVPTATKEAIAVKLTDTDDCDKVFIGEYI; encoded by the coding sequence ATGGCTAAACTAATTGAAAAAACTGTTGTCATGGACGGTAAAGCCATCGAACGTGCTTTGACTCGTATAGCACATGAAATAATCGAAAAAAATAAAGGCACTAAAGATGTCATCATCGTTGGCATTAGAAAACGTGGTGTGCCTTTAGCTGAAAGATTATCTTCTATTATCGAAAATATCGAAGGTGTTCATATTCCTATCGGTGTTTTAGATATCACTTTATATCGTGATGACTTAGCTCATATGTCTTATCAGCCACTAATTCAAGAAACTCATATTGATGAAGATATCACTAATAAAACTCTTGTTTTAGTAGATGATGTTTTATACACAGGTAGAACTATCCGTGCTGCCTTAGATGCTCTAATTGATTTAGGCAGACCTAAAAAAATTCAATTAGCTGTTTTAATCGACAGAGGACATCGTGAATTACCTATTCGCGCTGACTATGTAGGTAAAAATGTTCCTACTGCTACAAAAGAAGCTATTGCAGTAAAATTAACTGATACTGACGATTGCGATAAAGTTTTCATTGGCGAATACATTTAA
- a CDS encoding YggS family pyridoxal phosphate-dependent enzyme produces MIKENLKTVQEHIKESITKRHNAASEDVLLVAVTKNHDVASMQEAIDAGANVIGENRVQEALQKHETLNRDVTWHLIGHLQTNKAKYAVKLFDMIESVDSIKLAEALNKEAQKIDKVQQVLVQVNLVKEASKTGVYLEELDELLAKIDILSNLKLMGLMFIAPKVDNLEDVRPMFAQMFKLFKQVQAKTFATSEIKYLSMGMTHDYQIAIEEGANVVRVGTGIFGPRQY; encoded by the coding sequence ATGATTAAAGAAAATTTAAAAACTGTTCAAGAACATATTAAAGAAAGTATAACAAAAAGACATAATGCTGCTAGTGAAGATGTTTTATTAGTAGCAGTAACTAAAAATCATGATGTAGCTTCTATGCAAGAAGCTATTGATGCTGGTGCTAATGTAATCGGTGAAAATCGAGTACAAGAAGCCTTGCAAAAACATGAAACTTTAAATCGTGATGTAACATGGCATTTAATTGGTCATTTACAAACTAATAAAGCTAAATATGCTGTAAAACTATTTGATATGATTGAATCAGTAGATAGTATCAAATTAGCTGAAGCTCTAAATAAAGAAGCACAAAAAATCGACAAAGTTCAACAAGTATTAGTACAAGTTAATTTAGTCAAAGAAGCTTCAAAAACTGGGGTTTATTTAGAGGAATTAGACGAGCTTTTAGCGAAAATTGATATATTAAGCAATTTAAAACTTATGGGGCTAATGTTTATTGCACCAAAAGTAGATAATTTAGAAGATGTTCGTCCTATGTTTGCTCAAATGTTTAAACTCTTTAAACAAGTCCAAGCTAAAACATTTGCTACATCAGAAATAAAATATCTATCTATGGGCATGACACATGATTACCAAATAGCTATTGAAGAAGGTGCTAATGTCGTTCGTGTTGGCACAGGTATCTTCGGCCCACGTCAATATTAA
- a CDS encoding cell division protein SepF has protein sequence MKIVDKIRNKMGQNPESEEYIEEVDNTDDSDLQATTYQNPDNVVDFKNKAKNNQLKVMVIEPVSFDDAQQVADHIRNHKPVVVNFENTSSDIAKRIIDFISGTTYALSGDIKKVGKNVFMCAPNNVSVNFTEELKKPSSSTTMPWEE, from the coding sequence ATGAAAATTGTCGACAAAATCCGCAATAAGATGGGACAAAATCCTGAATCTGAAGAGTATATTGAAGAAGTAGATAACACTGATGATAGTGATTTACAAGCAACAACTTATCAAAATCCTGATAATGTTGTAGATTTTAAAAATAAAGCTAAAAACAACCAATTAAAAGTAATGGTAATTGAACCAGTTTCATTTGACGATGCTCAGCAAGTAGCTGACCATATTCGCAACCACAAACCAGTTGTAGTAAACTTTGAAAACACTAGTAGCGATATTGCTAAACGCATTATTGATTTTATCAGTGGTACTACTTACGCTTTATCCGGCGATATCAAAAAAGTTGGTAAAAATGTATTTATGTGTGCCCCAAATAATGTTAGTGTTAACTTTACTGAAGAATTGAAAAAACCATCTTCTTCAACAACTATGCCTTGGGAAGAATAA
- a CDS encoding helix-turn-helix domain-containing protein, with the protein MLGDLLRETREQKKLSLEDVEQGTNIRKLYIKSIEDGDYDKLPGEVFLKGFIKTYGKFLGLNSLELIEQYKKEKNASASEKEVEPTNQVQKQPVSPAQPPKVEEKITEKTAEPTKEKNIPKIDSFASNQAYLQPTKSNSKKNIFLVIIILIVIIGGAVFFLSSQDTSDTKAPVHTTQQESTQQPEQQAQQPASAPVVNGAEVTAVFNEDCWTEVKVDGNVVLSETVKKGSNLNWKGNNQIDITVGNAGAIDITFNNQPVGKLGDIGAVVTKSFVAPNAQNAQNQQPATAQPQNPAPANNAQNAPAANAQNATQQQAK; encoded by the coding sequence ATGTTAGGTGATTTATTACGTGAAACACGTGAACAAAAGAAATTATCATTAGAAGATGTAGAACAAGGTACTAATATACGTAAATTATATATAAAATCCATTGAAGATGGTGATTATGATAAACTTCCTGGCGAAGTATTTTTAAAAGGTTTTATCAAAACATATGGTAAATTTTTAGGTTTAAACAGCCTAGAACTTATTGAGCAATACAAAAAAGAAAAAAATGCGTCTGCCTCTGAAAAAGAAGTAGAACCAACTAATCAAGTTCAAAAACAACCTGTTTCTCCTGCTCAACCTCCAAAAGTTGAAGAAAAAATAACTGAAAAAACTGCTGAACCAACTAAAGAAAAAAACATTCCTAAAATAGACTCTTTTGCTAGCAATCAAGCATATTTGCAACCAACTAAATCCAATAGCAAAAAAAATATTTTTCTCGTTATTATCATCTTAATTGTTATAATCGGCGGTGCAGTATTCTTTTTATCTAGCCAAGATACTTCTGATACTAAAGCTCCTGTACATACTACACAGCAGGAATCTACACAACAACCAGAGCAACAAGCTCAACAACCTGCTTCAGCTCCAGTTGTAAATGGAGCTGAAGTAACAGCTGTATTTAATGAAGATTGTTGGACTGAAGTAAAAGTTGATGGTAACGTTGTTCTTTCTGAAACTGTAAAAAAAGGTAGCAATTTAAATTGGAAAGGTAATAATCAAATAGATATTACTGTAGGTAATGCTGGTGCTATTGATATTACATTCAACAATCAACCAGTTGGCAAATTAGGTGATATCGGTGCTGTTGTAACTAAGTCCTTCGTTGCTCCAAATGCACAAAATGCTCAAAATCAGCAACCAGCTACAGCTCAACCACAAAATCCAGCTCCTGCTAATAATGCACAAAACGCACCTGCTGCCAATGCTCAAAATGCTACTCAGCAACAAGCAAAATAA
- the lspA gene encoding signal peptidase II has product MFFLSSFVILIIVLDQLIKYLVVNNMFLGESIPVIPHLLHLTYILNSGAAFGILENQRFFFILIAVILIFAIVYFYSKIIKLNKLFQLGIAMLFSGAIGNMIDRIFIGKVIDYIDFRIWPIFNLADIAIVCGCIIIIYELLFITDKGTNS; this is encoded by the coding sequence GTGTTTTTTTTATCCTCTTTTGTTATTTTAATCATCGTCTTAGACCAATTAATTAAATATTTAGTTGTAAACAATATGTTTTTAGGTGAGTCCATTCCTGTTATTCCTCATTTATTGCATCTCACTTATATTTTAAATTCAGGTGCAGCCTTTGGTATTTTAGAAAATCAGCGTTTCTTTTTTATCCTTATCGCTGTAATTTTGATATTCGCTATCGTTTATTTTTATTCTAAAATCATAAAACTAAATAAATTATTTCAGTTAGGTATAGCTATGCTTTTCAGTGGTGCTATCGGCAATATGATTGACCGCATATTCATCGGCAAAGTAATCGATTATATCGATTTTCGCATTTGGCCTATTTTCAATCTTGCTGATATTGCTATTGTTTGTGGCTGTATCATCATCATTTACGAACTATTATTTATTACAGATAAAGGAACAAACTCATGA
- the sigH gene encoding RNA polymerase sporulation sigma factor SigH: MEINNSKELEEKIKCLDKMTDEEIVMQIKEKHDDVALDYIIKKYRNLVRVKARAYFLIGADREDIIQEGMIGLYKGVRDFRSDKLSSFRAFAEMCITRQIITAVKTATRQKHIPLNSYVSLNKPIYDEESDRTLLDIISGSVVIDPEEMMIHREEFLDIEDKMEKLLSDLEWKVLIAYLDGKSYQEIAVELHRHVKSIDNALQRVKRKLEKYVDGHGNIDIKGSMSDFGSVGKYLRDMY; encoded by the coding sequence ATGGAGATAAATAATAGTAAAGAATTAGAAGAAAAAATTAAATGTCTAGATAAAATGACTGATGAAGAAATTGTAATGCAGATAAAAGAAAAGCATGATGATGTCGCACTAGATTATATCATAAAAAAATATCGCAATTTAGTTAGAGTAAAGGCAAGAGCGTATTTTTTAATTGGTGCTGATAGAGAAGATATCATTCAAGAAGGAATGATAGGACTATATAAAGGCGTCCGAGATTTTCGCAGTGATAAATTATCTTCATTTAGAGCATTTGCCGAAATGTGTATTACACGACAAATTATAACGGCAGTAAAGACAGCTACAAGACAAAAACATATACCATTAAATTCATATGTATCGCTAAATAAACCAATTTATGATGAAGAATCAGACCGTACCTTGCTAGATATAATTTCTGGCTCTGTTGTTATTGACCCTGAAGAGATGATGATTCATCGTGAAGAATTCTTAGATATTGAAGATAAGATGGAAAAATTATTAAGTGATTTAGAATGGAAAGTCTTAATTGCATATCTTGATGGTAAATCTTATCAAGAAATTGCTGTAGAATTACATAGACATGTAAAATCAATTGATAATGCGCTACAAAGAGTAAAGAGAAAACTAGAAAAATATGTAGACGGTCATGGTAACATAGACATAAAAGGTAGTATGAGTGATTTTGGTTCTGTAGGTAAATATTTAAGAGATATGTATTAA
- the nrdR gene encoding transcriptional regulator NrdR — MKCPFCAAPDSRVVDSRTTDDGNSIRRRRECTVCGKRFTTYETVEKVPLMVIKNDGSRAVFAKEKILQGIIRSCYKRDIPTEKIIKLADDIEREICNTMKHEIPSKIIGEIVMKHLKTFDKVAYIRFASVYRKFSDIDNFKQELENLNSMNKDKLK; from the coding sequence ATGAAATGCCCATTCTGTGCAGCTCCCGACAGCCGTGTAGTAGATTCCCGTACTACTGATGATGGTAATTCTATAAGACGACGCCGCGAATGTACAGTTTGCGGGAAAAGATTTACCACTTATGAAACTGTGGAAAAAGTACCTTTAATGGTCATAAAAAATGATGGTAGTCGTGCTGTATTCGCTAAAGAAAAAATTCTCCAAGGTATTATTCGCTCTTGTTATAAACGAGATATACCTACTGAAAAAATCATCAAATTAGCTGATGATATTGAACGCGAAATCTGCAATACGATGAAACATGAAATTCCCAGCAAGATTATTGGTGAAATCGTCATGAAACATCTCAAGACTTTCGATAAAGTTGCCTATATTCGTTTTGCTTCTGTTTATCGTAAATTCTCAGATATCGATAATTTCAAGCAAGAATTAGAAAATCTTAATTCTATGAATAAAGATAAACTAAAATAA